A genomic stretch from Thalassophryne amazonica chromosome 18, fThaAma1.1, whole genome shotgun sequence includes:
- the LOC117531199 gene encoding gastrula zinc finger protein XlCGF8.2DB-like: MNNSEQQKGRRTSRKPFSCSDESKRQKQKGTLINHIRIQPGQKTFVCSECGQRFGRKGVLKQHMIIHTGQKPFVCSECGQRFGRKGVLNQHKIIHTGQKPYVCSECGQRFGVKNTLSRHMIIHTGQKPFVCSECGQRFGRKSFLNTHMMIHTGQKPFVCSECGQRFGLKSRLNRHMIIHTGQKPFVCSECGKRFGLKSHLKEHMIIHTGQKAFVCSECGQRFGVKNTLNRHMIIHTGQKAFVCSECGKRFGLKSSLDTHMIIHTGQKAFVCSECGKTFGLKSNLNTHMIIHTGQKAFVCSECGKRFRLKSYLNAHMIIHTGQKAFVCSECGQRFGHKGNLNAHMIIHTRHQR, translated from the coding sequence ATGAACaattcagagcaacaaaaggggaggcgaacaagcagaaaaccatttagctgttctgatgagAGTAAAAGACAAAAGCAGAAGGGCACGCTGATCAATCATATTAGAATTCAGCcaggacaaaaaacatttgtctgttctgaatgtggccaaagatttggacgaaagggcgtGCTGAaacaacacatgataattcatacgggacaaaaaccatttgtctgttctgagtgtggtcaaagatttggacgaaaaggCGTGCTGAACCAACACAAGatcattcatacaggacaaaaaccatatgtctgttctgagtgtggtcaaagatttggagtaAAGAACACTCTgagcagacacatgataattcatacaggacaaaaaccatttgtgtgttctgagtgtggtcaaagatttggacgaaagagcttcctgaacacacacatgatgattcatacaggacaaaaaccatttgtctgttctgagtgtggtcaaagatttggactaaagagccgcctgaacagacacatgataattcatactggACAAAAACCAttcgtctgttctgagtgtggtaaaagatttggactaaagagccacctgaaggaacacatgataattcatacaggacaaaaagcatttgtctgttctgagtgtggtcaaagatttggagtcAAGAacactctgaacagacacatgataattcatacagggcaaaaagcatttgtctgttctgagtgtggtaaaagatttggactaaagagctccctggacacacacatgataattcatacaggacaaaaagcatttgtttgttctgagtgtggtaaaacatttggactaaagagcaacctgaacacacacatgataattcatacaggtcaaaaagcatttgtctgttctgagtgtggtaaaagatttagacTAAAGAGCTACCTGAacgcacacatgataattcatacagggcaaaaagcatttgtctgttctgagtgtggtcaaagatttggacataaaGGCAACCTGAacgcacacatgataattcatacaagacatcaaagataa